A stretch of Aureispira sp. CCB-E DNA encodes these proteins:
- a CDS encoding M23/M56 family metallopeptidase: MSLIRGLVISVGTLTVLLLWYKLTIRSKTTFKAQRIALCFILVASILLPFIPVEWLNRSFVPVLSTYWEDMDFIDNWINGTPISDVPIDQLSFYNSIDFQPILLSLYGIGVVVFGSRFLVQLGQLLRLVLHYKTIHENKYRYVLIDSPNYAAAFMHYIIISKHIWEAEDKLPIVQHERQHVDFWHSIDRFLTEILCVFQWFNPFIYWFRKELIALHEFQVDQAMIRNGVDTIQYQQLIVQHAISSKSLAFGNHFSHSLTLNRIKMIAQNKSFPISSIYRILFLIPVTTILFTLFAFQSTIFTKAPTPNTLNIQPTNGAFILPIEKGKYKKTIGYGLRMHPIQKVKKLHKGVDFAAPLGTPILAVQNGQVLRVQHSQKGYGNNVVLQINETTQVMYAHMDSIQVKAGQLLVQGSEIGTVGSTGSSTNPHLHFEIVVEGQKVDPKPFLPKY, translated from the coding sequence ATGAGTCTAATTCGAGGGTTGGTTATTTCTGTAGGCACCCTAACAGTGCTACTACTTTGGTACAAACTAACCATTCGATCAAAGACAACTTTCAAAGCACAACGCATTGCTTTGTGCTTCATTTTAGTTGCTTCTATTTTGTTGCCTTTCATACCTGTAGAATGGTTGAATCGCTCTTTTGTTCCTGTGCTTTCTACTTATTGGGAAGACATGGATTTCATAGACAATTGGATTAACGGTACACCTATTTCTGATGTGCCTATAGATCAATTATCATTCTATAATAGCATAGACTTCCAACCAATACTTCTATCCTTATATGGAATTGGTGTTGTCGTATTCGGAAGCCGATTTTTAGTACAACTAGGACAATTATTGAGGTTAGTTTTACATTATAAAACCATCCACGAAAACAAATATCGTTATGTCCTGATAGATTCTCCTAATTATGCTGCAGCATTTATGCATTATATTATTATTAGCAAGCATATTTGGGAAGCAGAAGATAAATTACCCATTGTCCAACATGAACGCCAACATGTTGATTTTTGGCATAGTATAGACCGTTTTTTGACCGAGATTTTATGCGTTTTTCAGTGGTTCAATCCTTTCATTTATTGGTTTCGAAAAGAGTTAATTGCACTGCACGAATTTCAAGTTGACCAAGCCATGATTCGCAATGGTGTAGATACCATTCAATATCAACAACTCATTGTTCAACATGCTATTTCGTCTAAGTCATTAGCATTTGGAAACCATTTTAGCCATTCATTAACTTTAAATCGTATTAAAATGATTGCTCAAAATAAATCGTTCCCTATATCCAGCATATATCGTATCTTATTTCTTATTCCTGTAACAACAATATTATTCACTCTATTTGCTTTTCAAAGCACGATTTTCACGAAAGCTCCAACTCCCAATACACTAAATATTCAACCTACTAATGGGGCTTTTATTTTACCAATAGAAAAAGGCAAATACAAAAAAACGATTGGTTATGGTCTGCGAATGCATCCTATTCAAAAAGTTAAAAAGCTGCACAAAGGAGTAGATTTTGCAGCGCCTTTGGGTACGCCCATTTTAGCGGTTCAAAATGGACAAGTCTTACGAGTCCAACATTCCCAAAAAGGCTATGGAAATAACGTTGTTCTTCAAATTAATGAAACGACTCAAGTAATGTACGCTCACATGGACTCCATTCAAGTAAAAGCAGGACAACTCTTGGTTCAAGGAAGTGAGATTGGAACGGTTGGCTCAACAGGTTCGAGTACCAACCCACACTTGCACTTTGAAATCGTTGTTGAAGGTCAAAAAGTAGATCCTAAGCCTTTCTTACCCAAGTACTAA
- a CDS encoding M56 and MltD domain-containing protein, which produces MDLMRCLLVSASTLSLLTIIYYLAIRQKTSIRIRRISLLFILIISVLLPFIKVESNVDFSFTFDTLFVTQITEQYSLTEDDLAHEIVPTVSLIGAKDSILSATASPEKIANPSSSNQPKIYWLLVLYGLGLCIVSGRFLIQLFYFFCAVFSHHNIRKDGHCFVLLHQPNYAATFLHYILISRNIWESKDKTLIVQHECIHANLKHSIDRFLTEIVCLFQWFNPFIYWFRKNLIEVHEYQVDQVLIDQGVDAIQYQQLIAKYASLSNQFAFSNHFSHSLTLNRIKMIAQNKSFQKHTAFRLFLLLPVIGLLFSFFSFQAPQTATNLPTGDGVTAPPIPEQVDFAGELLPMDNFDAKERFDRELIANCFRHSSTLLFLKKANRYFPIIEPILAQQGVPDDIKYLAVAESALSNATSPAGAKGFWQFMPQSAKERGLEVNAEVDERYHLEKATVAACQYLKEAYQQLGSWTLAAAAYNMGSLGLRKQLKKQGGTSYFDLDLNAETARYILRIMAIKTIMQAPETYGFQLSQKDLYPPMPRFKAITEKGNIPDLAAYAQKHHISYRMLKLYNPWLLDATLSNTENRTYTIKIPIK; this is translated from the coding sequence ATGGACTTAATGCGATGCCTTTTAGTTTCTGCTTCAACACTAAGTTTGCTCACAATTATTTATTACTTGGCAATTCGTCAGAAAACATCTATACGTATACGGCGAATCAGCCTATTATTTATACTAATAATAAGTGTGCTTTTACCCTTTATTAAAGTTGAATCAAATGTTGATTTTTCCTTCACCTTTGATACACTTTTTGTCACACAGATTACAGAACAATACAGTCTAACCGAAGATGATTTGGCACACGAAATAGTGCCTACTGTAAGTTTGATTGGGGCAAAAGACTCGATACTTAGTGCTACTGCTTCACCAGAAAAAATTGCGAACCCCTCTTCTTCTAACCAACCCAAAATCTACTGGTTGCTTGTATTGTATGGGCTAGGTTTGTGCATTGTAAGTGGTCGCTTTTTAATTCAATTGTTTTATTTTTTTTGTGCTGTTTTTAGTCACCATAACATAAGAAAAGATGGTCATTGTTTCGTCTTACTCCATCAACCCAATTATGCCGCTACCTTTTTGCATTATATTTTAATTAGTAGAAATATTTGGGAATCGAAAGACAAAACATTAATCGTCCAGCATGAGTGTATCCATGCTAATTTAAAACACAGTATTGACCGTTTTCTAACCGAAATTGTTTGTCTTTTTCAGTGGTTTAATCCTTTTATATATTGGTTCCGAAAAAACCTAATTGAGGTGCATGAGTATCAAGTAGATCAAGTACTTATTGATCAAGGAGTAGATGCGATACAGTATCAACAACTCATTGCCAAATATGCCTCTCTATCCAATCAGTTTGCTTTTAGCAACCATTTTAGTCATTCATTAACATTAAATCGTATCAAAATGATCGCTCAAAATAAATCATTTCAAAAACATACTGCTTTTCGTTTATTTTTACTGCTTCCTGTCATAGGTTTGTTATTTTCATTTTTCAGCTTTCAAGCTCCCCAAACAGCAACAAACCTTCCAACAGGAGATGGCGTTACAGCACCTCCTATTCCTGAACAAGTTGATTTTGCTGGAGAACTTTTGCCTATGGATAATTTTGATGCCAAAGAGCGCTTTGACCGTGAATTAATTGCCAATTGTTTTCGTCATTCATCTACACTACTATTTCTAAAAAAGGCGAATCGATACTTTCCTATTATCGAACCTATTTTAGCCCAACAAGGCGTTCCTGATGACATCAAGTACTTGGCAGTAGCCGAATCAGCATTATCCAACGCCACTTCTCCTGCTGGTGCCAAAGGATTTTGGCAATTTATGCCTCAAAGTGCCAAAGAACGAGGATTAGAAGTTAATGCGGAGGTAGATGAACGCTATCACTTAGAAAAAGCAACGGTTGCCGCTTGTCAGTATCTAAAAGAGGCTTACCAACAATTAGGCTCTTGGACATTAGCTGCTGCTGCTTACAATATGGGAAGCCTTGGACTCAGAAAGCAATTAAAAAAGCAAGGCGGAACAAGCTATTTTGATTTGGATTTAAATGCTGAAACAGCTCGTTATATTCTTAGAATTATGGCTATAAAAACCATTATGCAAGCTCCAGAGACCTATGGTTTTCAGCTTTCTCAAAAAGATCTCTATCCTCCAATGCCTCGTTTCAAGGCAATAACGGAAAAAGGCAATATCCCTGATCTGGCTGCCTATGCTCAGAAACACCATATTTCTTATCGAATGCTCAAGTTATATAATCCTTGGTTATTGGATGCAACCTTGAGCAACACAGAAAACCGTACGTATACCATCAAAATACCCATTAAGTAA
- a CDS encoding Tex family protein: protein MINRIAQALNLSPKPVENVIELFEDGATIPFIARYRKEATGSLDEVAIMEIFEEWERQKDILKRQESILKTIEAQEKLTPELKSRIERTFDLTELEDIYLPYKKKRQTRAAKARAKGLEGLAKLLLEQRIGNVSKEAQKFVKGEVVDVDDALQGAKDIIAEWINEDEKARNAVRRQFERYAKSVAKLVKSKEEEAIKYKDYFEFEKSLDRVQPHQLLAILRAEKEGFLKVNIEPEEFRPLESLDRIYLKGGKDEVEDVVADAITDAYKRLLKPSISTEFRNKAKEKADEHSINIFATNLRQLLLASPLGQKRILAIDPGFATGCKVVCLSDTGDLKEHAVIYPTPPRNKTAEAERILTRLVQKYNIEAIAIGNGTAGRETEAFVRGLKFPNKVDVFLVNESGASIYSASDIARKEFPDEDITVRGSVSIGRRLADPLAELVKIDPKSIGVGQYQHDVDQKKLQSKLDAVVESCVNAVGVDLNTASEHLLTYVSGLGYSIARNIVAYRKANGSFKSRKELLDVPRLGAKAYEQAAGFLRVKNAKNPLDNTAVHPESYPLVKQMAKDLKCKVEDLIANAELRKQIDLHTYTSEKVGLPTLKDILGELEKPGRDPRSTRQVFSFANISTIEELNSGMKLPGIVTNITAFGAFVDIGIKENGLIHKSKMSHKFVDDPATVLKLGQELEVTVMEVDLGRKRIQLSLID from the coding sequence ATGATAAACAGAATAGCTCAGGCATTAAACTTAAGTCCAAAGCCAGTAGAAAATGTCATTGAATTATTTGAGGATGGAGCAACCATTCCATTTATTGCACGTTATCGAAAAGAAGCAACAGGGAGTTTAGATGAGGTAGCCATCATGGAAATTTTTGAAGAATGGGAACGTCAAAAGGATATTTTGAAACGTCAGGAATCTATTCTAAAAACAATTGAAGCACAGGAAAAACTGACACCTGAATTAAAATCTAGAATTGAACGTACGTTTGATTTGACAGAGTTGGAAGACATCTATTTGCCATACAAAAAGAAACGCCAAACTCGTGCCGCAAAAGCTAGAGCAAAAGGATTAGAGGGATTGGCAAAATTACTTTTGGAACAGCGAATTGGTAATGTATCGAAAGAAGCACAAAAGTTTGTAAAAGGAGAGGTAGTAGATGTTGATGATGCTTTGCAAGGGGCAAAGGATATTATTGCAGAATGGATCAATGAGGATGAAAAAGCTAGGAATGCTGTTCGTCGTCAATTTGAACGATACGCTAAGAGTGTCGCTAAATTGGTAAAATCAAAAGAGGAGGAAGCCATAAAGTATAAAGATTACTTTGAGTTTGAAAAATCTTTGGATAGAGTACAACCACACCAGTTGTTGGCGATCTTGAGAGCTGAAAAGGAAGGCTTCTTGAAAGTAAACATAGAGCCAGAGGAGTTCCGTCCTCTAGAGAGTTTGGATAGAATTTATCTAAAAGGTGGCAAGGACGAAGTAGAGGATGTGGTAGCCGATGCCATCACAGATGCTTATAAGCGTTTGTTGAAACCATCTATTAGCACAGAATTTAGAAACAAAGCAAAAGAAAAAGCAGACGAACACTCTATCAATATATTTGCGACCAATTTGCGTCAATTATTGTTGGCTTCTCCTTTGGGACAAAAGCGTATTTTGGCCATAGATCCAGGTTTTGCAACAGGATGTAAAGTAGTGTGTCTTTCAGATACAGGAGACTTAAAAGAGCATGCGGTAATTTATCCTACACCACCTCGCAACAAAACAGCAGAAGCAGAACGTATTCTAACTCGTTTGGTTCAAAAATATAATATTGAAGCGATTGCTATTGGTAATGGAACAGCTGGTAGAGAGACAGAAGCTTTTGTACGTGGCTTGAAATTTCCGAATAAAGTAGATGTATTTTTGGTAAACGAGAGTGGAGCTTCTATTTATTCTGCATCAGATATTGCTCGCAAAGAATTTCCAGATGAAGACATTACAGTGCGTGGCTCGGTATCTATTGGTCGTCGTTTGGCGGATCCATTGGCTGAGTTAGTGAAGATAGACCCTAAATCGATAGGAGTAGGACAATATCAGCACGATGTAGACCAAAAGAAATTGCAATCCAAACTAGATGCTGTCGTAGAGAGTTGTGTGAATGCTGTAGGGGTTGATTTGAACACTGCCAGTGAGCATTTATTGACGTATGTGTCAGGGTTGGGGTATAGTATTGCTCGTAATATTGTGGCGTATCGCAAGGCAAATGGTTCGTTTAAAAGTAGAAAAGAATTACTTGATGTGCCTCGCTTGGGAGCCAAAGCATACGAGCAAGCAGCTGGGTTTTTGAGAGTTAAAAATGCTAAAAATCCATTGGACAACACAGCCGTACATCCAGAGTCATACCCTTTGGTTAAGCAAATGGCTAAAGACCTTAAATGCAAGGTAGAAGACTTAATTGCAAATGCAGAGTTGCGCAAGCAAATTGATTTGCATACTTATACTTCTGAAAAAGTAGGTTTGCCAACCTTAAAAGATATTCTAGGAGAGTTAGAAAAACCAGGGCGTGATCCTCGTTCTACACGCCAAGTCTTTTCTTTTGCTAACATTAGTACAATCGAAGAACTAAATTCAGGGATGAAATTGCCTGGAATTGTAACGAATATTACGGCTTTTGGTGCTTTTGTAGACATAGGAATCAAAGAAAATGGGTTGATTCACAAATCAAAAATGAGTCACAAATTTGTAGACGACCCAGCGACTGTATTAAAGCTTGGACAAGAACTAGAAGTAACTGTAATGGAGGTAGATTTAGGACGCAAGCGAATTCAATTGTCTTTAATAGATTAA